A stretch of Pseudorhodobacter turbinis DNA encodes these proteins:
- a CDS encoding enoyl-ACP reductase FabI, whose translation MADLMKGKRGLVMGVANERSIAWGCARALAAEGAELAFTYQGEAFGKRLEPLAASVGSNLMVDVDVTDDASLDLAFQRIKDEWGSIDFLVHAIAYSDKNELTGRISNTSRANFKQSLDISCFSFIDVSRRAAELMPDGGCLMTMTYGGSNRVTPNYNVMGVAKAALEASVRYLAADLGSQKIRVNAISPGPMKTLAGAAIGGARATYRHTEANAPLKTNATLDSVGGTAVFLASDYGMHTTGEIVRVDGGYHVLGMPRAENIS comes from the coding sequence ATGGCCGATCTGATGAAGGGCAAGCGGGGCCTTGTGATGGGCGTCGCCAATGAGCGATCCATCGCTTGGGGCTGCGCGCGCGCGCTGGCGGCCGAGGGGGCAGAGCTTGCCTTCACCTATCAAGGCGAGGCCTTCGGCAAGCGGTTGGAGCCGCTGGCCGCAAGCGTCGGGTCCAACCTGATGGTGGATGTTGATGTCACCGATGATGCCTCGCTTGATCTGGCATTCCAGCGGATCAAGGACGAATGGGGCAGCATCGACTTTCTGGTCCATGCCATCGCCTATTCCGACAAGAACGAGCTGACAGGCCGGATCAGCAACACCAGCCGCGCGAACTTCAAGCAATCGCTGGATATCAGCTGCTTTTCCTTCATCGACGTGTCGCGCCGTGCGGCGGAGCTGATGCCTGATGGTGGTTGCCTGATGACGATGACCTATGGCGGTTCCAACCGTGTGACGCCAAATTACAACGTCATGGGTGTGGCCAAGGCGGCGTTGGAGGCCTCGGTGCGCTATCTGGCGGCTGACCTTGGGTCGCAAAAGATCCGTGTAAACGCGATTTCCCCCGGCCCGATGAAAACGCTGGCGGGGGCGGCCATTGGCGGTGCACGCGCAACTTACCGGCACACCGAGGCGAATGCGCCCCTGAAAACCAACGCCACCCTCGATTCGGTTGGCGGTACGGCGGTGTTTCTGGCGTCCGATTACGGAATGCACACCACCGGCGAGATTGTTCGCGTTGATGGCGGTTATCACGTCTTGGGCATGCCCCGCGCCGAAAACATCAGCTAA
- a CDS encoding DUF2161 domain-containing phosphodiesterase — translation MVPKREADLYAPLKAYLIQQGYDVKAEIGDCDIMARRGDEPPVVVEMKLTFSLQLVMQGVARQGMFDHVYLAVPVSKGWKLRYRDIITLCRRLSLGLLAVGPKGVEAHLDPASYAPKIKTKAAAKLLREFDRRVGDPNEGGITGVKKMTAYRQDAIRCARHLRAGPCKAAHVAKATGVTRAGNLMRHDHYGWFERVSLGIYTLTPKGSAALHDYAGQAVEADL, via the coding sequence ATGGTGCCCAAACGCGAGGCAGATCTTTACGCCCCCCTCAAGGCCTATCTGATACAGCAGGGCTATGACGTAAAAGCCGAGATCGGCGATTGCGATATCATGGCACGGCGCGGCGATGAGCCGCCGGTGGTGGTGGAGATGAAGCTGACGTTCTCGCTGCAACTGGTGATGCAGGGGGTGGCGCGGCAGGGGATGTTCGACCATGTCTATCTGGCGGTGCCGGTCTCCAAGGGGTGGAAGCTGCGCTACCGTGATATCATCACGCTGTGCCGCAGGCTGTCGCTGGGCTTGCTTGCCGTTGGTCCCAAGGGGGTAGAGGCACATCTGGACCCCGCCTCCTATGCGCCCAAGATCAAGACCAAAGCCGCTGCAAAACTGCTGCGCGAATTTGACCGCCGTGTGGGCGATCCGAATGAGGGCGGGATCACCGGTGTCAAAAAGATGACCGCTTACCGTCAGGATGCGATCCGCTGTGCGCGGCATTTGCGCGCGGGGCCCTGCAAGGCGGCGCATGTGGCTAAGGCCACCGGCGTGACGCGGGCGGGTAATTTGATGCGCCACGATCACTATGGCTGGTTCGAACGTGTTTCGCTGGGGATTTATACACTGACGCCAAAGGGCAGCGCCGCCCTGCACGATTATGCAGGGCAGGCGGTTGAAGCCGACCTCTAG
- a CDS encoding DUF952 domain-containing protein → MLIFKILRRAEWNALQAAGETAGAPIDLIDGYVHFSTAAQAAETAAKHFADQSDLVLLAIESDSLGDDLKWEPARAGALFPHLYRNLRMTDVLWDKALPLGASGHIFPEGHMFAGGKS, encoded by the coding sequence ATGCTTATATTCAAAATCCTCCGCCGCGCTGAATGGAACGCCTTACAAGCTGCGGGCGAAACCGCTGGCGCACCGATTGACCTGATCGATGGTTATGTGCATTTCTCCACCGCCGCTCAGGCCGCCGAAACGGCCGCCAAGCATTTCGCCGATCAGTCCGATCTGGTTTTGCTTGCGATCGAGTCCGATAGTTTGGGTGATGACCTGAAGTGGGAACCTGCGCGTGCGGGGGCGCTGTTTCCGCACCTTTATCGCAATCTGCGCATGACGGATGTGCTGTGGGACAAGGCGCTGCCACTGGGCGCGTCGGGCCATATTTTCCCCGAAGGCCATATGTTTGCCGGGGGCAAATCATGA
- the fabA gene encoding bifunctional 3-hydroxydecanoyl-ACP dehydratase/trans-2-decenoyl-ACP isomerase, whose translation MTQYPTSFDKEDLLKCARGELFGPGNAQLPAPPMLMMDRITEVSGDGGEHGKGHIVAEFDITPDLWFFDCHFPGNPIMPGCLGLDGLWQLTGFNLGWRGWQGRGYALGVGEVKLTGMVRPERKMLRYYVDFTKAIQTRRLTMGVADGRVEADGEVIYLVKDMKVALSES comes from the coding sequence ATGACGCAATATCCAACAAGTTTCGATAAAGAAGACCTGCTGAAATGCGCACGCGGTGAATTGTTCGGCCCCGGCAATGCACAATTGCCTGCACCCCCCATGCTGATGATGGACCGCATCACCGAGGTTTCGGGCGATGGCGGCGAACACGGCAAGGGCCATATCGTGGCGGAATTCGACATCACCCCCGACCTGTGGTTCTTTGATTGCCACTTTCCGGGCAACCCGATCATGCCCGGCTGTCTTGGCCTTGATGGCTTGTGGCAGTTGACCGGCTTTAACCTTGGCTGGCGCGGCTGGCAGGGGCGCGGCTATGCGCTTGGCGTCGGTGAGGTCAAGCTGACGGGCATGGTGCGCCCAGAGCGTAAGATGCTGCGCTATTACGTCGACTTTACCAAGGCCATCCAGACCCGTCGCCTGACCATGGGTGTCGCTGATGGCCGCGTCGAAGCGGATGGCGAGGTGATTTACCTCGTCAAGGATATGAAGGTCGCCCTGTCCGAGAGCTAA
- a CDS encoding bifunctional metallophosphatase/5'-nucleotidase — MTILTKGFLTVALGASALVALPQATLAETVKLTLLGVGDIYNFSDDNGRGGFARLNAVAKAERAANPNTIYVFDGDMLSPSILSGFDKGQNTIELTNLEPFDLAVPGNHEFDFGPENFSAKMEASNYPWAAVNISQADGSPLPGLGGVMMKEVAGLTVALIPVAQDTSPTVASTGDLIFGPTVDMGVDAARQAREDGADLVIGVVQTDKRNDELLIASKAFDVILSGDDHSYGTSYDGITAYVETSIDARFVAPLDLYVDVTEKDGKRTVSWTPIFRFIDTVNVEPDPESQAMVEAFQAQLDDSLNIALGTTENILDSRRNVIRGEESAMGNLIADAIRDATGADIGLANGGGIRGDTTHEAGKELTRRDILTELPFGNVTVLTELPGSQVLAAFENGVSQFEKGAGRFLQLSGASIVFDPTAPAGSRIVEALVDGAPLDVDKLYKVAANDYILDGGDGFDALGGGKVLINAGNGNLMANDVMDYITKMGGVNSKVEGRVKQLGQ; from the coding sequence ATGACCATCCTGACCAAGGGCTTTTTAACAGTGGCACTGGGGGCGAGCGCTTTGGTGGCGCTTCCGCAGGCCACGCTGGCCGAGACGGTAAAACTGACGCTGCTGGGCGTGGGCGATATTTACAACTTTTCCGATGACAACGGGCGCGGCGGCTTTGCGCGGCTGAACGCGGTGGCAAAGGCAGAACGCGCGGCCAACCCCAATACGATCTATGTGTTTGACGGCGATATGCTGTCGCCCTCGATCCTTTCGGGGTTCGACAAGGGGCAAAACACGATTGAGCTGACCAACCTAGAGCCCTTCGATTTGGCGGTTCCCGGCAACCATGAGTTTGATTTCGGGCCAGAAAATTTCTCGGCCAAGATGGAGGCGTCGAACTACCCTTGGGCGGCGGTGAATATCTCGCAGGCGGATGGCTCGCCTTTGCCCGGTCTGGGCGGTGTGATGATGAAGGAGGTGGCGGGGCTGACGGTCGCGCTTATTCCGGTGGCGCAGGATACCTCGCCCACGGTTGCCTCGACCGGTGATCTGATCTTTGGGCCAACGGTGGATATGGGTGTCGATGCGGCGCGTCAGGCGCGGGAGGATGGCGCGGATCTGGTGATCGGTGTGGTTCAGACCGACAAGCGCAATGATGAGCTGTTGATTGCTTCCAAGGCTTTTGACGTGATCCTGTCGGGCGATGATCATAGCTATGGCACCTCATATGACGGGATCACGGCCTATGTCGAAACCTCGATCGATGCGCGGTTTGTGGCGCCATTGGACCTTTACGTCGATGTGACCGAGAAGGACGGCAAGCGGACCGTGTCCTGGACGCCGATCTTTCGCTTTATCGACACGGTGAATGTCGAACCCGATCCCGAAAGCCAAGCGATGGTAGAGGCCTTTCAGGCGCAGCTTGACGACAGTCTCAACATTGCCTTGGGCACGACCGAGAATATACTCGATTCCCGCCGCAACGTGATCCGCGGAGAGGAATCCGCGATGGGAAACCTGATTGCAGATGCGATCCGCGATGCGACTGGGGCCGATATCGGGCTGGCCAATGGGGGCGGTATTCGTGGCGATACGACCCATGAGGCAGGCAAAGAATTGACCCGCCGTGATATCTTGACAGAGCTACCCTTTGGCAATGTGACCGTTTTGACCGAGCTTCCGGGCAGTCAGGTGCTTGCCGCCTTTGAAAACGGCGTAAGCCAGTTTGAAAAAGGGGCAGGGCGTTTCTTGCAGCTTTCGGGCGCATCGATTGTGTTTGATCCGACCGCCCCCGCCGGTTCGCGCATTGTCGAGGCGCTTGTGGATGGTGCGCCTTTGGATGTCGACAAGCTCTATAAGGTTGCGGCCAATGATTACATCTTGGATGGCGGTGACGGGTTTGACGCCTTGGGCGGCGGCAAAGTGCTGATCAATGCCGGTAACGGCAATCTGATGGCGAATGACGTGATGGATTACATCACCAAGATGGGCGGTGTGAACAGCAAGGTCGAGGGCCGGGTAAAGCAACTGGGCCAGTAA
- a CDS encoding Lrp/AsnC ligand binding domain-containing protein gives MTAVFVQFRCTPGKTYEVADAIYDREVVSELFSTSGEYDLIAKIYIPDGQDVGHYLSKALFDIPGIVRTLTTMTFKAF, from the coding sequence ATGACCGCCGTTTTTGTCCAGTTTCGTTGCACCCCCGGCAAGACCTATGAGGTGGCCGATGCGATCTATGACCGTGAGGTGGTGTCAGAGCTGTTTTCCACCAGTGGCGAATATGACCTGATCGCCAAGATCTATATCCCTGACGGTCAGGATGTGGGACATTACCTGTCCAAGGCCTTGTTCGACATTCCGGGCATCGTGCGCACCCTAACCACGATGACCTTCAAGGCGTTCTAA
- the ccrA gene encoding crotonyl-CoA carboxylase/reductase, whose amino-acid sequence MALDTQHDIVAYDAPKKDLYEVGEMPPLGYVPKQMYAWTIRRERHGDPDKAMLVETVDTPKIDSHEVLVLVMAAGVNYNGVWAALGKPISPFDGHKQPYHIAGSDAAGIIWAVGDKVKRWKVGDEVVIHCNQDDGDDEECNGGDPMFSTSQRIWGYETPDGSFAQFTNVQAQQLMPRPKHLTWEESACYTLTLATAYRMLFGHEPHDLKPGQNVLVWGASGGLGSFAIQLINAAGGNAIGVISEEDKREFVMGLGAKGVINRKDFTCWGQLPTVNTPEYKEWFTEARKFGKAIWDITGKGNNVDMVFEHPGEATFPVSTLVCKKGGMVVICAGTSGFNCTFDVRYLWMHQKRVQGSHFAHLKQASSANKLMLERRLDPCMSEVFPWEDIPAAHMKMLRNQHKPGNMSVLVQAPRTGLRTFEDTLEASKNR is encoded by the coding sequence ATGGCACTGGATACGCAGCACGATATCGTTGCCTATGATGCACCGAAAAAGGACCTTTACGAAGTCGGTGAAATGCCGCCCTTGGGCTATGTGCCAAAGCAGATGTATGCTTGGACCATCCGTCGCGAACGCCACGGCGATCCTGACAAGGCAATGCTGGTCGAAACGGTCGACACCCCCAAGATCGACAGCCACGAAGTGCTGGTTCTGGTGATGGCTGCCGGTGTGAATTACAACGGGGTCTGGGCCGCGTTGGGCAAGCCGATCAGCCCGTTTGACGGCCACAAGCAGCCATACCACATTGCCGGGTCCGATGCGGCAGGCATCATTTGGGCCGTGGGTGACAAGGTGAAACGCTGGAAAGTCGGCGACGAAGTGGTGATCCACTGCAATCAGGACGACGGCGATGATGAAGAGTGCAACGGCGGTGATCCGATGTTCTCGACCAGTCAGCGGATCTGGGGATATGAGACGCCAGACGGCTCTTTTGCGCAGTTCACCAACGTGCAGGCGCAACAGTTGATGCCGCGCCCCAAGCATCTGACATGGGAGGAAAGCGCTTGCTATACGCTGACCCTCGCCACCGCCTACCGGATGCTGTTTGGCCATGAGCCGCATGATTTGAAACCGGGCCAGAACGTGCTGGTTTGGGGCGCTTCGGGGGGGCTCGGCTCCTTTGCGATCCAGTTGATCAACGCGGCGGGGGGCAACGCGATTGGCGTGATCTCGGAAGAGGACAAGCGAGAGTTTGTGATGGGGCTTGGCGCGAAGGGCGTTATCAACCGCAAGGATTTCACCTGCTGGGGCCAGCTGCCCACGGTGAACACGCCCGAGTATAAGGAGTGGTTCACCGAGGCGCGCAAATTCGGCAAGGCGATCTGGGATATCACCGGCAAGGGCAATAACGTCGATATGGTGTTCGAGCATCCGGGCGAGGCGACTTTCCCCGTGTCGACGCTGGTTTGCAAAAAAGGCGGTATGGTGGTTATCTGTGCGGGCACCAGCGGCTTTAACTGCACCTTTGATGTGCGCTATTTGTGGATGCACCAAAAACGTGTGCAGGGCAGCCATTTCGCGCATCTCAAGCAGGCATCCTCGGCCAATAAGCTGATGCTGGAACGGCGGCTGGATCCTTGCATGTCCGAGGTCTTCCCTTGGGAGGATATTCCGGCGGCCCATATGAAAATGCTGCGCAATCAGCATAAGCCGGGCAACATGTCGGTGCTGGTGCAGGCACCCCGTACGGGCCTGCGCACCTTTGAAGATACCCTTGAGGCAAGCAAAAACCGCTAA
- a CDS encoding ATP-dependent DNA helicase, protein MENTALTFSDDQAEAWDRLSDQLRGMGIDLQGEVLVPAMEGKASVTAVIGKAGSGKTMLLASLYKAMVAAGVDIVSGDYEGKKRKDRRTLAILAPTNKAASVLRLRGVPATTIHRILYTPLYDPEYEKIAEWLAGNGPRPEVEGLSELALDRAKAFYDTVASIPGALAAAGLRGSDFIKGWKRREEPLDVGFVDESSMLDQRQFDDLREIFPTLVLFGDPAQLAPVGNSGEMVFDKLGATRRLELSRIHRQTAGNPILDLAHALADPDLTFEAFERMVEEAAARDPRVEVAQRVDSDLMARSPVLVWRNATRIRLITAFRAAHSAPEFALIPGEPLICDGIELPVKHRKKRIDLEARGLIKGAQVIYMGPGNRDGFARLHVVGAEEPQVSAASIIKIEKPDEEEPFIPSAATMGAAFLHGAAVTIHKAQGSQWDTVQVFAPDLWAAAKAGRTEAGVPLWKRLAYVAITRAQNRLLWVVRNRLARPVGVLGVSDLSAKPAPLKLQAEE, encoded by the coding sequence ATGGAAAATACCGCGCTGACATTCTCCGACGATCAGGCAGAGGCTTGGGACAGGCTTTCCGACCAGCTTCGGGGGATGGGCATTGATCTGCAAGGCGAAGTGCTTGTTCCCGCGATGGAGGGCAAGGCCAGTGTCACGGCCGTGATCGGCAAGGCGGGGTCGGGTAAAACCATGCTTTTGGCCAGCCTTTATAAGGCGATGGTCGCGGCGGGCGTGGATATCGTCTCGGGCGATTATGAGGGTAAAAAGCGCAAGGACCGTCGCACGTTGGCCATTCTGGCGCCAACGAATAAGGCCGCATCGGTGTTGCGGTTGCGCGGGGTGCCTGCGACCACGATCCACCGTATTCTTTATACCCCGCTCTATGATCCGGAATACGAAAAGATTGCTGAATGGCTGGCAGGCAACGGCCCAAGACCCGAGGTGGAGGGGCTGAGTGAGCTGGCGTTGGACCGCGCAAAGGCGTTTTACGATACGGTTGCTTCTATTCCCGGTGCCTTGGCGGCGGCCGGCCTGCGTGGGTCCGATTTCATCAAGGGCTGGAAACGGCGCGAAGAGCCGCTGGATGTGGGCTTCGTTGATGAATCCTCGATGCTCGACCAACGCCAGTTCGATGACCTGCGTGAGATTTTTCCAACATTGGTGCTGTTTGGCGATCCGGCACAGCTTGCCCCCGTTGGCAACTCCGGTGAGATGGTCTTTGATAAACTCGGCGCGACACGGCGGTTGGAGCTGAGCCGTATCCACCGCCAAACTGCGGGCAACCCGATCCTTGATCTGGCCCATGCTTTGGCGGACCCCGATCTGACCTTTGAGGCTTTTGAGCGGATGGTCGAAGAGGCCGCCGCCCGCGATCCGCGTGTCGAGGTGGCACAGCGTGTGGACAGTGATCTGATGGCGCGCTCTCCGGTTCTGGTGTGGCGCAATGCAACGCGCATCCGCCTGATAACCGCCTTTCGTGCCGCCCATAGCGCGCCGGAATTTGCGCTGATCCCCGGTGAGCCGCTGATCTGCGACGGGATTGAGCTGCCGGTGAAACACCGCAAGAAACGCATTGATCTGGAGGCGCGGGGCCTGATTAAGGGCGCTCAGGTGATCTATATGGGGCCGGGCAACCGTGACGGCTTTGCCCGCCTGCATGTGGTCGGCGCAGAGGAGCCGCAGGTCTCGGCCGCCAGCATCATCAAGATCGAAAAGCCGGATGAGGAGGAGCCGTTTATCCCCTCGGCCGCCACGATGGGGGCTGCGTTTTTGCACGGGGCAGCGGTGACCATCCATAAGGCGCAGGGCAGCCAGTGGGATACCGTACAGGTGTTTGCGCCCGATCTATGGGCCGCTGCAAAAGCGGGCCGCACCGAGGCCGGGGTGCCTTTGTGGAAACGTTTGGCCTATGTTGCGATCACCCGCGCACAAAACCGGCTGCTTTGGGTGGTGCGAAACCGCTTGGCCCGTCCCGTAGGGGTATTGGGCGTATCGGATCTGTCCGCCAAACCCGCGCCGTTGAAATTGCAAGCAGAGGAATAG
- a CDS encoding quinone-dependent dihydroorotate dehydrogenase, with product MTPLERIALKSLHLLDPERAHTLSLLALRAGLVPTPGPFTSPRLQTTLAGMALPNPVGLAAGYDKNAESLPALMRAGFGWLEVGAATPLPQPGNPKPRLFRLTEDRAAINRFGFNNQGMGPIAKRLAARPKGVPVGLNLGANKTSDDRAADFAKVLAHCGPHADFATVNVSSPNTEKLRDLQGAAALTGLLAGVMEVRAGLATPIPVFLKIAPDLTPDELAQIAEVALTTGISGIIATNTTLSREGLQSAHAHEAGGLSGAPLFERSTRILAQLSKLTEGKIPLVGVGGISNADQAYAKIRAGASAVQLYTAMVYQGISIAGEIAQGLDALLQRDGHSSINDAVGTARESWL from the coding sequence ATGACACCACTGGAACGGATCGCGCTCAAATCCCTGCATCTGCTTGATCCCGAACGTGCGCATACGCTTTCGCTTTTGGCGCTGCGTGCCGGATTGGTGCCGACACCGGGGCCGTTTACGTCACCGCGATTGCAGACCACGTTGGCGGGCATGGCCTTGCCGAACCCGGTGGGTCTTGCGGCGGGCTATGACAAAAATGCAGAAAGTCTGCCCGCCCTGATGCGCGCGGGTTTTGGCTGGCTGGAGGTGGGGGCCGCAACCCCCCTTCCCCAGCCCGGCAACCCCAAACCGCGCCTGTTCCGCCTGACCGAGGACCGCGCCGCCATCAACCGTTTCGGCTTTAACAACCAAGGGATGGGGCCGATCGCAAAGCGTCTGGCCGCACGTCCCAAAGGGGTGCCGGTCGGCCTCAACCTTGGCGCAAATAAAACCTCGGATGACCGCGCTGCCGATTTCGCAAAAGTGCTGGCGCATTGCGGGCCGCATGCCGATTTTGCAACGGTCAATGTCTCTTCGCCCAACACCGAAAAGCTGCGAGACCTGCAGGGGGCGGCGGCGCTGACGGGCCTTTTGGCCGGTGTGATGGAGGTGCGTGCGGGTCTTGCAACCCCGATCCCCGTGTTCCTGAAAATCGCGCCGGACCTGACCCCGGATGAGCTGGCACAGATCGCCGAGGTTGCGCTGACCACCGGCATTTCCGGCATCATCGCAACCAATACCACCCTGTCGCGCGAAGGCTTGCAAAGCGCCCATGCGCATGAGGCCGGCGGGCTGTCGGGGGCGCCGCTCTTTGAACGCTCCACCCGTATTCTGGCGCAATTGTCCAAGCTGACCGAGGGCAAGATCCCCTTGGTCGGGGTTGGCGGGATCAGCAATGCAGATCAGGCCTATGCCAAGATCCGCGCCGGCGCATCGGCGGTGCAGCTTTATACGGCGATGGTTTATCAAGGGATCAGCATCGCGGGTGAGATCGCGCAAGGTCTTGATGCGCTGCTGCAACGTGATGGTCACAGCAGCATCAATGACGCCGTAGGGACAGCGCGCGAAAGCTGGCTTTAG
- the fabB gene encoding beta-ketoacyl-ACP synthase I, which yields MRRVVITGLGIVSSIGNNAAEVEASLRTGKSGIVAAPQYAEHGFRSQIHGMPQITLEDHIDKRDLRFMGPGAAYNFIAMEQAIADAGLEASDVSNERSGLIMGSGGPSTSNFFQAHNIVIEKGAPKRMGPFMVTRCMSSTNSACLATPFKIKGVNYSITSACSTSAHCIGNGTELIQMGKQDIVFAGGGEELDWTLSCLFDAMGAMSSKYNDTPELAARAFDATRDGFVIAGGGGVVVLEELNHALARGAKIYGEVTGYGATSDGADMVAPSGEGGERSMKLAMSTLPEGRRVTYINAHGTSTPAGDVTEVKAIRRVFGDGSVPPISSTKSLTGHSLGATGVHEAIYSLLMMQGGFITASANITQLDPELKPEEIATEYRDADHDSIMSNSFGFGGTNATLLMSKYKG from the coding sequence ATGCGTCGCGTCGTCATCACCGGTCTCGGTATCGTGTCATCCATCGGCAATAACGCGGCCGAGGTCGAGGCCTCCTTGCGGACCGGAAAATCCGGCATCGTTGCGGCCCCCCAATATGCCGAACATGGCTTTCGTAGCCAGATCCACGGCATGCCGCAGATCACGCTCGAGGATCATATCGACAAGCGTGACCTGCGCTTTATGGGCCCCGGTGCGGCCTATAACTTCATCGCGATGGAACAGGCGATTGCGGATGCGGGGCTTGAAGCCTCGGACGTATCGAATGAGCGTTCCGGCCTGATCATGGGGTCCGGCGGGCCGTCGACCTCGAATTTCTTCCAGGCGCATAACATTGTGATCGAAAAGGGCGCGCCCAAGCGGATGGGGCCGTTTATGGTCACCCGCTGCATGTCCTCGACCAACTCGGCCTGCCTTGCCACGCCGTTCAAGATCAAGGGCGTGAACTATTCCATCACCTCCGCCTGCTCCACCTCGGCGCATTGCATCGGCAACGGCACCGAACTGATCCAGATGGGCAAACAAGACATCGTCTTTGCCGGCGGTGGTGAGGAACTCGACTGGACGCTGTCCTGCCTCTTCGACGCCATGGGCGCGATGAGCAGCAAGTATAACGACACGCCAGAGCTGGCCGCCCGCGCCTTTGACGCCACCCGTGACGGCTTTGTCATTGCCGGCGGTGGCGGTGTCGTTGTGCTTGAGGAACTGAACCACGCGCTGGCCCGCGGTGCCAAAATTTACGGCGAAGTGACCGGCTATGGTGCCACATCCGACGGAGCCGATATGGTTGCGCCGTCAGGTGAGGGCGGCGAACGGTCAATGAAGCTGGCGATGTCCACCCTGCCCGAGGGCCGCCGCGTTACCTATATCAACGCGCATGGCACCTCGACCCCTGCGGGCGATGTGACCGAGGTAAAGGCCATCCGCCGCGTCTTTGGCGACGGCTCGGTTCCGCCGATCTCTTCGACCAAATCGCTGACGGGGCATTCGCTGGGTGCGACCGGCGTGCATGAGGCGATTTATTCGCTCTTGATGATGCAGGGCGGCTTTATCACCGCATCCGCCAATATCACCCAGCTGGACCCCGAGCTGAAGCCCGAGGAAATCGCCACCGAATATCGTGACGCAGATCATGATAGCATTATGTCCAACTCTTTCGGGTTCGGCGGCACCAATGCCACGCTTTTGATGAGCAAATACAAGGGTTAA
- the irr gene encoding Fur family transcriptional regulator Irr, whose product MYELALKRGTEWLAIGGLRPTRQRVALASLLVGDGEDRHVTAESLFAASTKSGEGVSLATVYNTLRAFCEAGLMQEVVVDGSKSYFDTRMDDHPHFYWEDTCELTDAPVDQLEITRLPDLPAGTEIAKVDVVIRLRKV is encoded by the coding sequence ATGTATGAACTGGCACTGAAACGCGGAACGGAATGGCTGGCCATTGGCGGCTTGCGTCCGACACGTCAGCGCGTTGCACTGGCCAGCCTGCTTGTGGGCGATGGCGAGGATCGTCACGTCACCGCCGAAAGCCTGTTTGCCGCCTCTACCAAGTCGGGCGAAGGGGTCAGCCTTGCCACGGTTTACAACACCCTGCGCGCCTTTTGTGAGGCGGGGTTGATGCAAGAAGTCGTCGTGGACGGGTCGAAAAGCTATTTCGATACGCGGATGGATGATCATCCCCATTTCTATTGGGAAGACACCTGCGAGCTGACCGATGCCCCTGTTGACCAGCTTGAGATCACGCGCCTGCCCGACCTGCCCGCGGGCACAGAGATTGCCAAGGTCGACGTGGTGATCCGCCTGCGCAAGGTATAA